A stretch of DNA from Microcoleus sp. FACHB-831:
ATTAAAGCCCAAGAAGAGTATGCCCAATTGTTGGAAGGGGCAGATATGGTTTTGATGCTGTCGTCGATGCTGCACTCTATTGGTGTGGGTAATATGACACCAGCAGGGGTGAAGATGGTGTGCGTGGATATTAACCCCGCAGTAGTAACAAAACTAAGCGATCGCGGTTCTGTGGAATCGGTTGGTGTAGTGACCGATGTCGGCTTATTCCTCAGTTTGTTAGTACAACAACTAGATAAGTTGACCAGCCCTTATCACTTTGCCAAGACAGTTTAATTATTCCGTAGGGTGGGCACTGCCCACCTTTTTTTATCGGATTTATCGAAGCGCGAAAAGTGGATGTTTTGTTCCACATCAAACTCTATAACGCAAGTGCGATCGCTTTACAGAACCTCTAAACGCGATCGCCATTGTTATTTTCTGAAACCTAAGCTGGTGACGGGATTTGAACCTGCGACCGACTGATTGCAAAAAAGCTTATCCACGTTCTTAGAAGCTTTATTTAGCAAGCTTTTTACCCGTTAACAAAGTTAGGTTGTAGCTGCTAGTACCAATTCAGTACCACCTACGCTCGTTTTAACAGCCAAAACCTATTTTCTGGGCTATAGTTTGGGGTAGTCAATTTGTACTACATAAAGTTATGAATACAATGCCCCAAGCCGCCGTAGTTTGCCTACTGGACAACTGGAAATCTTAAAAGATTTAGTAAGGTGGTATTACCAATAATTATTAATTACAGATGCCGCTTACAGCTTGGATTGATGATGAAAAAGTGTTGGCTCCTCTAGTATCAGATGAGGATTGGGAAGCTTGGAAGAATCAGCGCGATATAAAAATAAGTTTGGCTTGTTGTAAGTCTTCTGGCTTCCTACGCAACTCTAAACTTGGAACTAAGCATTTTGTACACAAATGCAAAACAGGGTGCAATTGGAAGCCAGAAACTCAAGAGCATCTTTTAGCTAAAAGCGAGATTGTAAAAGCTTGCTTAGAAGCAGGGTATGAAGCTGACACAGAAGTTTCTGGTTTAGACTGGCGTGCTGATGTTTTAGCTAGTAAAGGCAAAGTTAAAATTGCTTTTGAGATTCAGTGGAGCCCTCAAACTTTACAACTAACTCAAGAGAGGCAGACAAAATATAAGCGTGATGAAATTAGAGGTTGCTGGCTTTTCCGAAAACTCCCTAGCTCTAAGGCAAGTAAAGAATTGCCGATGTTTGAGTTAGCTTTAAATTCTAATAACAAATTTGTTGTACACATTCCTACTCAAGATATAAATAACAAAAGAAGCCTTTCGTTAGAAAATATTTCACTCTCTGAGTTTATTAAAAGTTTATTATCAAAAAAAATTAAATTTTGCGAGTCTTATGTTTCTATAAAAGAACAAATAACTTATCTAAGCTTCTTTTCAGTAAAGTGTTCGCAATGCAATAAACCATATCACGTTTACATGGTACAAGAAACTTTTATTGTTAGTAAGAGTTTATGCGGTATCGACGTAAACATACCTCATTATTCAAATTATGGGAAAAAACTTTGTCTTGATAAACCTTTTGTTTTTGCCTCTGAAATTGTTAACTTTGCCAGATTTATTTCCAAAGAAAATAAAAATATAAACATGGGTGAAATTAAATCTCGTTACAAACACAATAAGTGGAACAACTGGTTATCTTTTGGTTGTCATTGGTGCGATGCAATTTTGCCTTATCATCCAGACTATTATAATAAATGCAAAACTAAGCACTATAGCTATT
This window harbors:
- a CDS encoding competence protein CoiA; translation: MPLTAWIDDEKVLAPLVSDEDWEAWKNQRDIKISLACCKSSGFLRNSKLGTKHFVHKCKTGCNWKPETQEHLLAKSEIVKACLEAGYEADTEVSGLDWRADVLASKGKVKIAFEIQWSPQTLQLTQERQTKYKRDEIRGCWLFRKLPSSKASKELPMFELALNSNNKFVVHIPTQDINNKRSLSLENISLSEFIKSLLSKKIKFCESYVSIKEQITYLSFFSVKCSQCNKPYHVYMVQETFIVSKSLCGIDVNIPHYSNYGKKLCLDKPFVFASEIVNFARFISKENKNINMGEIKSRYKHNKWNNWLSFGCHWCDAILPYHPDYYNKCKTKHYSYLCTSMAYCIKGLKPSEQIFNKDLGGHWCYPKDENFCT